One Brachybacterium aquaticum genomic region harbors:
- a CDS encoding TetR/AcrR family transcriptional regulator — MSTDDGPLDTSRIGRPGSYSKGIARRQEILDRAIEVFRDRGADGTSLRRIAEAIGVSHGALLHYFSSREELLVAVYEHAEHRRDLEEQASADEGATEGDGETEGSADERDGKGFAVDVLTNAALANLEVPGLVQLYSTLVATSLESEKGPSREFFTSRFERVRSDLTERLREDQAAGRVRDDLDPARIAALIVAASDGLQIQWLLEPSIALKETLEDFAVLLAPPGERTP; from the coding sequence ATGAGCACCGACGACGGTCCCCTGGACACCTCCCGCATCGGCCGTCCCGGCTCCTACTCCAAGGGCATCGCGAGGCGCCAGGAGATCCTCGACCGAGCGATCGAGGTGTTCCGCGATCGCGGGGCCGACGGCACCTCTCTGCGCCGCATCGCCGAGGCGATCGGCGTCTCGCATGGCGCGCTGCTGCACTACTTCTCCTCCCGCGAGGAGCTGCTGGTGGCCGTGTACGAGCATGCAGAGCATCGACGCGACCTGGAGGAGCAGGCGTCGGCCGACGAGGGCGCGACCGAGGGCGACGGTGAGACCGAGGGCTCCGCGGACGAGCGGGACGGGAAGGGCTTCGCCGTCGACGTGCTCACGAACGCGGCGCTCGCGAACCTCGAGGTCCCGGGCCTCGTCCAGCTCTACTCCACCCTGGTGGCGACCTCGCTCGAGTCCGAGAAGGGGCCCTCCCGCGAGTTCTTCACCAGCCGCTTCGAGCGTGTGCGCTCCGACCTCACGGAGCGCCTGCGCGAGGACCAGGCCGCCGGACGGGTCCGCGACGACCTGGACCCCGCCCGGATCGCGGCCCTGATCGTCGCCGCGTCGGACGGCCTGCAGATCCAGTGGCTGCTCGAGCCGTCCATCGCGCTGAAGGAGACGCTGGAGGACTTCGCGGTGCTGCTGGCGCCGCCGGGCGAGCGGACCCCGTGA
- a CDS encoding MFS transporter: MTAALPAPRRFGPLRDKHSRPYLITAGLSMMGDNIEHVITYWVLWQVFASPWLVGFQLISHWLPFLLFSVVFGGLAEKYDCRRLIQIAQLLFAFVSLSWGLLFLTGTLEMWSACVLLVLHGCAGALWGPAEQLMLHDFATPEELPSAVRLNATFKSLGVLAGPVVGSALMLLLGTTWGIFANILFYLPMTLLMLRTPFTGHTRSGYVRRERISILDTPRVLGTVRRDPVLVGMIALAGLIAVCMGTSLQVVMPSVADGLGAGDEGGLGYGALLFANGVGGVVGGILIEATGVLRVEVRSAVLAAIVYGLTSIIAVTSGSYALVLTALVIGGVANLAATAVGQALVQIRAPEEQRGRVVGAYSMIGSGMRTGNGITLGAIGTVLGVGGAVAVGGVGLIAGTALIAALIALHARRGRAA, from the coding sequence GTGACCGCCGCCCTCCCCGCACCCCGCCGCTTCGGCCCCCTGCGCGACAAGCACTCCCGCCCGTACCTGATCACGGCGGGGCTGTCGATGATGGGCGACAACATCGAGCACGTCATCACCTACTGGGTGCTGTGGCAGGTGTTCGCCTCGCCGTGGCTGGTCGGCTTCCAGCTGATCAGTCACTGGCTGCCCTTCCTGCTCTTCTCCGTTGTCTTCGGCGGGCTCGCCGAGAAGTACGACTGCCGACGCCTCATCCAGATCGCCCAGCTGCTGTTCGCGTTCGTGTCGCTGAGCTGGGGGCTGCTGTTCCTCACCGGGACGCTGGAGATGTGGAGCGCCTGCGTGCTGCTGGTGCTGCACGGCTGCGCCGGCGCGTTGTGGGGTCCGGCCGAGCAGCTGATGCTCCACGACTTCGCCACCCCGGAGGAGCTGCCGAGCGCCGTGCGGCTGAACGCCACGTTCAAGAGCCTCGGTGTCCTCGCTGGGCCGGTGGTCGGCTCGGCGCTCATGCTCCTGCTCGGCACGACGTGGGGGATCTTCGCCAACATCCTGTTCTACCTGCCGATGACCCTGCTCATGCTGCGCACCCCCTTCACCGGCCACACCCGCTCCGGCTACGTGCGTCGGGAGCGGATCTCGATCCTGGACACCCCGCGGGTGCTCGGCACCGTGCGCCGCGATCCGGTGCTGGTGGGGATGATCGCCCTGGCCGGACTGATCGCCGTGTGCATGGGCACCTCGCTGCAGGTGGTCATGCCGTCCGTCGCGGACGGCCTCGGAGCCGGGGACGAGGGCGGCCTCGGGTACGGGGCGCTGCTGTTCGCCAACGGCGTCGGCGGGGTGGTCGGCGGAATCCTCATCGAGGCCACCGGCGTGCTCCGCGTCGAGGTGCGCAGCGCCGTCCTCGCCGCGATCGTGTACGGGCTGACGTCGATCATCGCGGTCACCTCCGGAAGCTACGCCCTGGTGCTCACTGCGCTCGTGATCGGCGGGGTCGCGAACCTCGCCGCGACCGCGGTCGGCCAGGCGCTCGTGCAGATCCGTGCCCCCGAGGAACAGCGCGGCCGCGTGGTCGGGGCGTACTCGATGATCGGCAGCGGAATGCGCACCGGCAACGGCATCACCCTCGGCGCGATCGGCACTGTGCTCGGGGTGGGCGGCGCGGTCGCCGTCGGCGGCGTCGGCCTCATCGCCGGCACCGCGCTCATCGCCGCTCTGATCGCTCTCCACGCCCGGCGAGGGCGCGCGGCCTGA